acattgaaGAGTTGTATATAGTGAGCTGTGGCACAATATCCCCTGCATGAAGgaatgactagtggggtttaatgaatttatttattttgtccatGCTGTCCCATTTTTATCCACATGCCAGATAATTTTAAATCATCTTTTTATATTTGAAGTGTTCTAAAtgaatgtacattctgcatgacaaaatgtacacctttaaatgaagtttacaaattatgcacagaacagatattttctttttttttttttatttccatttggctgctgctagCTGGTGGGAGACATgcctccctgtacgctagtagttccaataacagcaaattatgctgccattcatttttcttgatcttgttaacatgcattttgattaacaactTCCaccttatctagtcgttgagacgGGAAGTgcattcattaacaacctcatcaacttaatttcaaagcattaactgattgattttacaaaaaaattatttgaaaattaaTTGCTACCAAAGCTGTCATTAATATACCGTGAATTAGATACAATAACACtgatttttgaaaatcctgcccataaACCCTACATGTGTGGTGTAATACTATGGCATTGGGCTGCACATTTCTAAGGCACTGTGATGTATATTTGTACAACAATAAACAAGATGATtccaaacagagagagagggagccgtTCCAGTCTCCAAGCACATTATTGACAGCTGATGCTGATTACACTACAATTCTGTGTATGTATCTGTACAGAAACCAAGATTAGAAAAAACTCATAAAATGCCATCTTGAGAGATATCATTGTAATCTAATGCTGAGGAGAAAGATACATTGTCAGGGGAAATAGACGTGAAACATTACAGGAGAACCTCAAAGTCAGATTTTGATCCCAGGGCTCGGTTTCACCAGCATCAGTCTTTACTGACTTTGCTTTCACACAGAGGCTTTAAGTTtaactttgtatttttaaactggtGTAAACCAGAGTAAACCCCACAGCTAAAATACACATACTTAAATCCACTCCACCACCTAGCCACATGCCCTAAGCCTACAAACAGtccctcttactttctttcctgttcatattttccaggttccagtccagcagctaaagtgAGGGCGGGCGGCGGAGAATATCCTGACTCTAGGAAAGGTTTAACCCAGTTACAGCATTTAGAAGTACATCAGCAAACTCACACTGGAAAGAAAcagtattgctgctctgactgtgggaagagtttcagtcattcaggacacctgaaaacacaccggcgaattcacactggagagaaaccgtatctctGCACTGACTGTGGGAAGAATTTCAATGTGTTacaaaacctgaaaacacaccagcgaattcacactggagagaaactaTATCACtgcgctgactgtgggaagagtttcaatgtgttacaaaacctgaaaagacaccagcgaattcacgcAGGAGAGAAACCATGTCACTGTTCTGActgcgggaagagtttcagtcagtcagcaCACCTGAAAATACACCAGAGAATTCATACTGGAGAAAAACCGTATCGCTGCACCAATTGTAGGAAGAGTTTCAATGTGTTACAAAAtctgaaaagacaccagcgaattcacgcAGGAGAGAAACCGTgtcactgttctgactgtgggaagagtttcagtcaatcagcacacctgaaaacacaccagcgaattcacactggagagaaaccatatctctgctctgactgtgggaagtgtTTCAGACAGTCCGAAACCCTGAGAAAACACGAGCGAATGCACTCTAGAGAGATACCATTTCGCCGCTTTGACTGTGGGATGAGTTTCAGTCACACACAGTCCCTGAAAgtacaccagcaaattcacataGGGGAGAA
This window of the Polyodon spathula isolate WHYD16114869_AA chromosome 24, ASM1765450v1, whole genome shotgun sequence genome carries:
- the LOC121298822 gene encoding zinc finger protein 397-like, translated to MDSVKMESVQIKEEFPELEPVPIRVEFSGLASLPIKQELFMMQCDSSQPEVCEIKAEHNEMEISQTEEPLPVKQEELLETVRIKQEPPEVEFDHLEPGKEESEDLKPNIPELEPVRLRECSVVLERICVREQGAGEEDSPNCTQEVGKEDGRSHSECSLAGSSPAAKVRAGGGEYPDSRKGLTQLQHLEVHQQTHTGKKQYCCSDCGKSFSHSGHLKTHRRIHTGEKPYLCTDCGKNFNVLQNLKTHQRIHTGEKLYHCADCGKSFNVLQNLKRHQRIHAGEKPCHCSDCGKSFSQSAHLKIHQRIHTGEKPYRCTNCRKSFNVLQNLKRHQRIHAGEKPCHCSDCGKSFSQSAHLKTHQRIHTGEKPYLCSDCGKCFRQSETLRKHERMHSREIPFRRFDCGMSFSHTQSLKVHQQIHIGEK